The Streptomyces sp. NBC_00162 genome window below encodes:
- a CDS encoding amino acid ABC transporter ATP-binding protein gives MAVDPLIELRDVNKYYGTLHVLQDINLTVGRGEVVVIIGPSGSGKSTLCRAINRLETIESGTILIDGEPLPDEGKELARLRAEVGMVFQSFNLFAHKTVLANVSLAQIKVRGRKREEADKRSRELLERVGLADQAPKFPAQLSGGQQQRVAIARALAMNPKALLFDEPTSALDPEMINEVLEVMQQLAAEGMTMVVVTHEMGFARSAANSVVFMADGRIVENRTPEEFFTAPESARAKDFLSKILKH, from the coding sequence ATGGCCGTCGATCCGTTGATCGAGCTGCGGGACGTCAACAAGTACTACGGGACGCTGCACGTCCTGCAGGACATCAACCTCACCGTCGGCCGCGGGGAGGTGGTGGTGATCATCGGCCCCTCCGGCTCCGGGAAATCGACACTGTGCCGGGCGATCAACCGGCTGGAGACCATCGAATCGGGCACTATCCTGATCGACGGGGAGCCGCTGCCCGACGAGGGCAAGGAACTGGCCCGGCTGCGGGCCGAGGTAGGAATGGTCTTCCAGTCCTTCAACCTCTTCGCGCACAAGACCGTCCTCGCCAACGTCTCGCTCGCCCAGATCAAGGTCCGCGGCCGCAAGAGGGAAGAGGCGGACAAGCGCTCCCGGGAGCTGCTGGAGCGCGTCGGCCTCGCCGACCAGGCCCCCAAGTTCCCCGCCCAGCTCTCCGGCGGCCAGCAGCAGCGCGTGGCCATCGCCCGCGCCCTCGCCATGAACCCCAAGGCCCTGCTCTTCGACGAGCCCACCTCCGCGCTCGACCCGGAGATGATCAACGAGGTGCTGGAGGTCATGCAGCAGCTCGCCGCCGAGGGCATGACCATGGTCGTGGTCACCCACGAGATGGGCTTCGCCCGCTCCGCCGCCAACAGCGTCGTGTTCATGGCCGACGGCAGGATCGTCGAGAACCGGACCCCGGAGGAGTTCTTCACCGCCCCCGAGAGCGCCCGGGCGAAGGACTTCCTCTCCAAGATCCTGAAGCATTGA
- a CDS encoding DUF6278 family protein, with protein MNIPFLGNWLNRHETERTAGLAAALADDPEGIAELFSECEMLRVQARAAGLELDESRASLEALDQLMPRWRRDPEIVPWLGNDAGFYLGTVIIRTVPGAAWQVWPNGQPVIRLASGRELNVIEAGVSWAMTGSPELSQAYAESSEG; from the coding sequence ATGAACATCCCTTTCCTGGGCAACTGGCTGAACCGGCACGAAACGGAACGGACCGCGGGTCTTGCCGCGGCCCTCGCCGATGATCCCGAGGGCATCGCCGAGTTGTTCTCGGAGTGCGAGATGCTGCGCGTCCAGGCGAGGGCGGCCGGACTCGAACTCGACGAGAGCCGGGCCTCGTTGGAAGCGCTCGACCAGCTGATGCCGCGCTGGCGGCGGGATCCCGAGATCGTGCCGTGGCTCGGCAACGACGCGGGCTTCTACCTCGGGACCGTGATCATCCGCACGGTCCCGGGGGCGGCCTGGCAGGTGTGGCCCAACGGCCAGCCGGTGATCCGGCTGGCCTCGGGCCGCGAGCTGAACGTGATCGAGGCGGGGGTGTCCTGGGCGATGACCGGATCCCCCGAGCTCAGCCAGGCGTACGCCGAATCCTCCGAAGGCTGA
- a CDS encoding exodeoxyribonuclease III — protein sequence MRIATFNVNSITARLPRLLAWLESSGTDVLCVQETKCSAEQFPHAELRELGYESAVNATGRWNGVALVSKVGLDDVVTGLPGGPDYEGVQEPRAISATCGGVRLWSVYVPNGREVEHDHYGYKLNWFRSLTEAVAEDAAGPRPFAVLGDFNVAPTDEDVYDPAVFEGLTHVTPAERAALEALRAAGLSDVLPRPLKYDRPYTYWDYRQLAFPKNRGMRIDLVYGNEPFGKAVTDAYVDREERKGKGASDHAPVVVDLDLAR from the coding sequence ATGCGTATCGCCACCTTCAACGTCAACTCCATCACCGCCCGGCTGCCGCGCCTGCTGGCCTGGCTGGAGAGCTCCGGCACGGATGTCCTGTGCGTCCAGGAGACCAAGTGCTCCGCGGAACAGTTCCCGCACGCGGAGCTGCGCGAACTCGGCTACGAGTCGGCCGTCAACGCCACCGGCCGGTGGAACGGCGTTGCCCTGGTCTCCAAGGTCGGCCTTGACGACGTGGTCACCGGCCTGCCCGGCGGGCCCGACTACGAGGGCGTCCAGGAGCCCCGCGCGATCTCCGCCACCTGCGGCGGGGTGCGCCTCTGGTCGGTGTACGTGCCCAACGGCCGCGAGGTCGAGCACGACCACTACGGCTACAAGCTGAACTGGTTCCGCTCGCTGACCGAGGCCGTCGCCGAGGACGCGGCCGGCCCCCGCCCCTTCGCGGTGCTCGGCGACTTCAACGTGGCCCCGACCGACGAGGACGTGTACGACCCGGCGGTCTTCGAGGGCCTCACCCACGTCACCCCCGCCGAGCGGGCCGCGCTGGAGGCGCTGCGGGCGGCCGGGCTCTCCGACGTGCTGCCGCGCCCCCTCAAGTACGACCGGCCGTACACGTACTGGGACTACCGCCAGCTCGCCTTCCCCAAGAACAGGGGCATGCGCATCGACCTGGTGTACGGGAACGAGCCCTTCGGCAAGGCCGTCACCGACGCCTACGTCGACCGCGAGGAGCGCAAGGGGAAGGGCGCGTCCGACCACGCGCCGGTCGTCGTCGACCTGGACCTCGCCCGCTAG
- a CDS encoding MBL fold metallo-hydrolase, with protein MKLIKRLHSCVQLEKDGHTLVIDPGAFSEPDAGLGADALLVTHEHPDHFDEGRLRAALDANPAAALWTLRSVAGRLAPAYPGRVHTVGHGDTFSAAGFDVQVHGELHAVIHPDIPRITNVGYLVDGSLFHPGDALTVPEAPVDTLMVPVHAPWNKVAEVIDYLREVKPRRAIDIHDAYLSDIARPIYDMALDTLGGTDHGRLSAGDAADL; from the coding sequence ATGAAGCTCATCAAGCGGCTGCACTCCTGCGTCCAGCTGGAGAAGGACGGGCACACGCTCGTCATCGACCCGGGCGCCTTCAGCGAACCGGACGCGGGCCTGGGGGCGGACGCCCTGCTGGTCACGCACGAGCACCCCGACCACTTCGACGAGGGCCGGCTGCGCGCCGCCCTCGACGCCAACCCCGCGGCCGCGCTCTGGACCCTGCGCAGCGTCGCCGGCCGGCTCGCCCCCGCCTACCCGGGCCGGGTGCACACCGTGGGCCACGGCGACACCTTCAGCGCCGCCGGGTTCGACGTCCAGGTGCACGGCGAGCTGCACGCCGTGATCCACCCCGACATCCCGCGGATCACCAACGTCGGCTACCTCGTGGACGGTTCGCTCTTCCACCCCGGGGACGCGCTGACCGTGCCCGAGGCCCCCGTGGACACCCTGATGGTCCCGGTCCACGCGCCCTGGAACAAGGTCGCCGAGGTGATCGACTACCTCCGCGAGGTCAAGCCGCGGCGGGCGATCGACATCCACGACGCCTACCTCTCCGACATCGCCCGGCCCATCTACGACATGGCCCTGGACACCCTGGGCGGCACCGATCACGGCCGACTCTCCGCAGGTGACGCCGCCGACCTGTGA
- a CDS encoding ROK family glucokinase has product MSTYRDFSLTHRGSARGTVLRTIGTRERRSHLTAPRVPTVGIDIGGTKVMAGVVDADGIILEKIRAETPDKSKSAKVVEDTIVELVLDLSDRHDVHAVGIGAAGWVDADRSRVLFAPHLAWRDEPLRDALQSRLAVPVMVDNDANTAAWAEWRFGAGRGEDHLVMITLGTGIGGAILEGGQVKRGRYGVAGEFGHMQVVPGGHRCPCGNRGCWEQYSSGNALVREARELAAADSPVAHNLIARVGGNVQEITGPLITELAREGDAMCVELLQDIGQWLGVGIANLAAALDPSCFVIGGGVSAADDLLIGPAREAFRRHLTGRGYRPEARIAKAQLGPEAGMVGAADLARLVARRFRRATRRRVERYERYAQLGRRDSAGSTDPKDTGQQ; this is encoded by the coding sequence ATGAGCACGTACCGGGACTTCTCGCTCACCCACCGGGGGTCGGCGCGGGGCACCGTCCTGCGGACCATCGGGACCCGTGAGCGGCGGTCGCACCTGACCGCCCCGCGCGTCCCGACCGTCGGCATCGACATCGGCGGCACCAAGGTGATGGCCGGCGTCGTCGACGCCGACGGCATCATCCTGGAGAAGATCCGCGCGGAGACCCCGGACAAGTCCAAGAGCGCCAAGGTCGTCGAGGACACCATCGTCGAGCTGGTGCTGGACCTCTCCGACCGGCACGACGTGCACGCGGTCGGCATCGGGGCGGCCGGCTGGGTCGACGCCGACCGCTCCCGCGTCCTCTTCGCACCCCACCTGGCCTGGCGCGACGAGCCGCTGCGCGACGCACTCCAGTCCCGGCTCGCGGTCCCGGTCATGGTCGACAACGATGCCAACACCGCCGCCTGGGCGGAATGGCGCTTCGGAGCCGGGCGCGGCGAGGACCACCTCGTCATGATCACCCTCGGTACCGGCATCGGCGGGGCCATCCTCGAGGGCGGCCAGGTCAAGCGCGGCCGGTACGGGGTCGCCGGCGAGTTCGGCCACATGCAGGTCGTCCCCGGCGGGCACCGCTGCCCCTGCGGCAACCGCGGCTGCTGGGAGCAGTACAGCTCCGGAAACGCCCTGGTCCGCGAGGCCCGCGAGCTGGCCGCGGCCGACTCCCCGGTCGCGCACAACCTCATCGCCCGGGTCGGCGGCAACGTCCAGGAGATCACCGGGCCGCTCATCACCGAGCTGGCCCGCGAGGGCGACGCCATGTGCGTCGAGCTGCTCCAGGACATCGGCCAGTGGCTCGGCGTCGGCATCGCCAACCTGGCCGCCGCCCTCGATCCCTCCTGCTTCGTCATCGGCGGGGGCGTCAGCGCGGCCGACGACCTGCTGATCGGTCCCGCCCGCGAGGCCTTCCGCCGCCACCTCACCGGCCGCGGCTACCGGCCCGAGGCGCGGATCGCCAAGGCCCAGCTCGGCCCCGAGGCCGGTATGGTCGGTGCCGCCGACCTGGCCCGGCTCGTCGCCCGCCGCTTCCGGCGTGCCACACGCCGCCGGGTCGAGCGCTACGAGCGCTACGCGCAGCTCGGCCGGCGGGACAGCGCAGGCTCCACGGACCCCAAGGACACAGGACAGCAGTGA
- a CDS encoding ATP-binding cassette domain-containing protein yields the protein MGPQAGGGEVTVTGATVTEATSLVKLTDVSKYYGNIRALQGVSLEVSAGEITCVLGDNGAGKSTLIKIIAGLHQHDAGSFEIEGEETVLANPRAALDHGIATVYQDLAVVPLMPVWRNFFLGSEPTRGRGPFRRLDVGFMRETTRTELLRMGIDLRDVDQPIGTLSGGERQCVAIARAVYFGAKVLVLDEPTAALGVKQSGVVLKYVAAARDAGLGVVLITHNPHHAHLVGDRFVLLKRGTMAGSHTRDSITLDELTRQMAGGSELDELSHELERVAESGPDTASGSISDADRDDTTR from the coding sequence ATGGGTCCGCAAGCGGGCGGAGGCGAAGTGACCGTGACCGGAGCGACCGTGACCGAAGCCACCTCCCTGGTGAAGCTGACCGACGTCAGCAAGTACTACGGCAACATCCGCGCCCTCCAGGGGGTCTCCCTGGAGGTCTCGGCTGGCGAGATCACCTGCGTGCTGGGCGACAACGGCGCCGGCAAGTCCACCCTCATCAAGATCATCGCGGGCCTGCACCAGCACGACGCCGGATCCTTCGAGATCGAGGGCGAGGAAACCGTGCTCGCCAACCCCCGCGCGGCCCTCGACCACGGCATCGCCACCGTCTACCAGGACCTCGCCGTCGTCCCGCTGATGCCCGTCTGGCGGAACTTCTTCCTCGGCTCGGAGCCGACCAGGGGCCGCGGCCCCTTCCGCCGCCTCGACGTGGGGTTCATGCGCGAGACCACCCGCACCGAGCTGCTGCGCATGGGCATCGACCTGCGCGACGTCGACCAGCCCATCGGGACCCTGTCCGGCGGCGAGCGGCAGTGCGTGGCCATCGCCCGCGCCGTCTACTTCGGGGCGAAGGTCCTCGTCCTCGACGAGCCCACCGCCGCCCTCGGCGTCAAGCAGTCCGGCGTGGTCCTCAAGTACGTCGCCGCCGCCCGTGACGCGGGCCTCGGCGTGGTCCTGATCACCCACAACCCGCACCACGCCCACCTCGTGGGCGACCGGTTCGTGCTCCTCAAGCGCGGCACCATGGCGGGCAGCCACACGCGCGACTCGATCACTCTGGACGAGCTCACCCGCCAGATGGCGGGCGGCTCCGAGCTGGACGAACTGAGCCACGAACTGGAGCGAGTGGCAGAATCAGGTCCGGACACCGCATCCGGCTCCATTTCCGATGCCGACAGGGACGACACGACTCGATGA
- a CDS encoding ABC transporter permease has translation MSGSAGGAATVDERLAPTSVVRKLLGRPELGAVVGAVAVFVFFSFAAPSFLQASSLSTVLYSASTIGIMAVPVAMLMIGGEFDLSAGVMVTTSALVASMFSYQMTANVWVGVLVSLLVTLAIGFFNGFMLTRTKLPSFIITLGTFLMLTGLNLGFTKLISGSVSTKSIADMEGFSSARALFASQWNIGSVTLKVTILWWLALVAVATWILLRTRAGNWIFAVGGGADAARATGVPVVKTRIGLYMGVALCAWISGQHILFSFDVVQSGEGVGNEFLYIIAAVIGGCLMTGGYGSAIGSAVGAFIFGMTSNGIVYAQWNPDWFKFFLGAMLLLATLLNAWVRKRAEAK, from the coding sequence ATGAGCGGGTCCGCGGGAGGGGCCGCCACCGTGGACGAACGGCTCGCCCCCACCTCGGTGGTCCGCAAACTGCTCGGCCGCCCGGAGCTGGGCGCCGTGGTCGGCGCGGTCGCCGTCTTCGTCTTCTTCTCCTTCGCCGCCCCCAGCTTCCTGCAGGCCTCCAGCCTCAGCACGGTGCTGTACTCGGCCTCCACCATCGGGATCATGGCGGTTCCGGTGGCCATGCTGATGATCGGCGGCGAGTTCGACCTGTCCGCGGGTGTCATGGTCACGACCTCGGCGCTGGTCGCCTCGATGTTCAGCTACCAGATGACCGCCAACGTCTGGGTCGGCGTCCTGGTGTCGCTGCTGGTCACCCTGGCCATCGGCTTCTTCAACGGCTTCATGCTGACCCGTACCAAGCTGCCCAGCTTCATCATCACGCTCGGCACCTTCCTGATGCTGACCGGCCTGAACCTCGGCTTCACCAAGCTGATCAGCGGCTCGGTCTCCACCAAGAGCATCGCCGACATGGAGGGCTTCTCCTCCGCGCGCGCCCTCTTCGCCTCGCAGTGGAACATCGGCTCGGTCACCCTGAAGGTCACCATCCTGTGGTGGCTGGCCCTGGTCGCCGTGGCCACCTGGATCCTGCTGCGCACCCGCGCCGGGAACTGGATCTTCGCGGTGGGCGGCGGGGCCGACGCGGCCCGCGCCACCGGCGTCCCGGTCGTGAAGACCCGTATCGGCCTCTACATGGGCGTCGCCCTGTGCGCCTGGATCTCCGGGCAGCACATCCTCTTCTCGTTCGACGTGGTCCAGTCGGGCGAGGGCGTCGGCAACGAGTTCCTCTACATCATCGCGGCCGTCATCGGCGGCTGTCTGATGACCGGCGGCTACGGCTCCGCCATCGGCTCGGCGGTCGGCGCCTTCATCTTCGGCATGACCAGCAACGGCATCGTCTACGCCCAGTGGAACCCGGACTGGTTCAAGTTCTTCCTCGGCGCGATGCTGCTGCTCGCGACGCTGCTCAACGCATGGGTCCGCAAGCGGGCGGAGGCGAAGTGA
- a CDS encoding substrate-binding domain-containing protein, with protein sequence MGAVLAAVLGASLAGCSSTGGKRAEERAKAAEAGRPAVSTPRWTFAMVTHAGDGDTFWDIVQKGAKEAAAKDNINFVYAHDDQAQQQAQFVQNAIDQKVDGIIVSLAKPEALKDVIAKAVKAGIPVVTVNSGSAQSAEYGALTHIGQDEQIAGEAVGTELSKRGRKKAVCVLHEQGNVGHEQRCAGAKKTFSGSMENLYVEGTNMPSVQAAIQAKLQADPSVDAILTLGAPFAPTAVKAKDAAASKAEVDTFDLNESVARDLKSGALGFAVDQQPYLQGYEAIDLLWLYRYNADTLGGGRPVLTGPQIVTGAEAAELEEFIKRGSR encoded by the coding sequence GTGGGCGCCGTGCTCGCGGCGGTACTGGGAGCCTCGCTCGCGGGCTGCAGCAGCACGGGCGGCAAGCGCGCCGAGGAGCGGGCGAAGGCCGCCGAGGCGGGCCGGCCGGCCGTCTCCACCCCGCGCTGGACCTTCGCGATGGTCACGCACGCGGGCGACGGCGACACCTTCTGGGACATCGTCCAGAAGGGCGCCAAGGAGGCAGCGGCGAAGGACAACATCAATTTCGTCTACGCCCACGACGACCAGGCGCAGCAGCAGGCGCAATTCGTGCAGAACGCCATCGACCAGAAGGTCGACGGGATCATCGTGAGCCTCGCCAAGCCGGAGGCCCTCAAGGACGTCATCGCCAAGGCCGTCAAGGCCGGCATCCCGGTGGTCACGGTCAATTCCGGCTCCGCCCAGTCCGCCGAGTACGGGGCGCTCACCCACATCGGCCAGGACGAGCAGATCGCGGGCGAGGCGGTCGGCACCGAGCTGAGCAAGCGCGGCCGCAAGAAGGCCGTCTGCGTCCTGCACGAGCAGGGCAACGTGGGCCACGAGCAGCGCTGCGCCGGGGCCAAGAAGACCTTCTCCGGCTCCATGGAGAACCTGTACGTCGAGGGCACCAACATGCCCTCCGTCCAGGCCGCCATCCAGGCGAAGCTCCAGGCGGACCCGTCCGTCGACGCGATCCTCACCCTCGGCGCCCCCTTCGCCCCCACCGCGGTCAAGGCGAAGGACGCGGCCGCCAGCAAGGCCGAGGTGGACACCTTCGACCTGAACGAGTCCGTGGCCCGCGACCTGAAGTCCGGCGCCCTCGGCTTCGCCGTCGACCAGCAGCCCTACCTCCAGGGCTACGAGGCGATCGACCTGCTCTGGCTCTACCGCTACAACGCGGACACGCTCGGCGGCGGCCGCCCGGTGCTCACCGGACCGCAGATCGTCACCGGCGCCGAGGCCGCCGAGCTGGAGGAGTTCATCAAGCGGGGCAGCCGATGA
- a CDS encoding Gfo/Idh/MocA family oxidoreductase, producing MRIGLIGTGRIGSFHAAALARQADAGSLLLADAEPARAARLADRLGATAAPSVEQVFTWGVDAVVVACATEGHAELVVRAVRGGLPVFCEKPLAPDLARTLAVLREVEACGGVLQVGFMRRFDAGYRTARELVRSGALGRLHTVRTMTADPAPPPAAYLATSGGLYRDCLVHDFDMVRWVTGHEVTEVYAAGSDAGPARFRETGDIDTAAAVLTLDDGTLVTATGTRCNGAGYDVRMELAGELDQVSAGLDDRTPIASTEPQGPPPASKPWTGFLERFAPAYEAELAAFVRLVRGEGPNPCDGREALAAFRVAEACELSRRERRRVRLEELPDL from the coding sequence ATGCGCATCGGGCTCATCGGGACGGGCCGGATCGGCTCCTTCCACGCGGCGGCGCTGGCCCGCCAGGCGGACGCGGGCTCGCTCCTGCTCGCCGACGCCGAACCCGCGCGGGCGGCGCGCCTGGCCGACCGGCTGGGGGCCACCGCCGCGCCCTCCGTGGAGCAGGTCTTCACCTGGGGCGTCGACGCGGTGGTCGTGGCCTGCGCGACCGAAGGGCACGCCGAGCTGGTCGTACGGGCGGTGCGCGGCGGGCTGCCGGTGTTCTGCGAGAAGCCGCTGGCCCCGGACCTGGCCCGGACCCTGGCCGTGCTGCGCGAGGTGGAGGCCTGCGGCGGCGTGCTCCAGGTGGGGTTCATGCGCCGCTTCGACGCGGGCTACCGCACGGCCCGGGAGCTGGTCCGCTCGGGCGCCCTGGGCCGGCTGCACACCGTACGGACGATGACGGCCGATCCGGCTCCGCCGCCCGCGGCGTACCTGGCGACCTCCGGCGGGCTGTACCGGGACTGCCTGGTGCACGACTTCGACATGGTCCGCTGGGTCACCGGGCACGAGGTGACCGAGGTGTACGCGGCCGGCTCGGACGCGGGTCCGGCGCGGTTCCGGGAGACGGGTGACATCGACACCGCCGCGGCCGTGCTCACCCTGGACGACGGGACGCTGGTCACGGCGACCGGTACGCGGTGCAACGGCGCCGGGTACGACGTGCGCATGGAGCTGGCCGGGGAGCTGGACCAGGTCTCCGCCGGGCTGGACGACCGTACGCCGATCGCCTCGACCGAGCCGCAGGGCCCGCCCCCGGCGAGCAAACCGTGGACGGGGTTCCTGGAGCGGTTCGCCCCCGCGTACGAGGCGGAGCTGGCGGCCTTCGTACGCCTGGTCCGCGGCGAGGGCCCCAACCCGTGCGACGGCCGGGAGGCGCTCGCCGCGTTCCGGGTCGCGGAGGCGTGCGAGCTCTCGCGCCGCGAACGGCGCCGGGTCCGGCTGGAGGAGCTCCCGGATCTGTGA
- a CDS encoding cytochrome P450 family protein — protein sequence MPQPDISANDADFHVDPYSFYARLRAAGPVHQVEVSAPEYAPTLLVVGYEEARLALKHPGLSKDWNSSGVLPGVAATVANSNMLETDPPQHTRLRRLVAREFTSRRVHAMRPRVQQITDELLDAMAARPQRTADLIKALAFPLPMTVIGELLGVPELDRERFGYWSKEVLAPTSLAPSTTAHQKLGDYLSELVEAKAKAPGEDLLSALIQTRDEDGDALSSKELIGMAFLLLIAGHETTVNLISNGTRALLAHPDQLAALRADYDGLLDGAVEEMLRYEGPVQNTTYRYAREDMELGGTAIPAGATVLVSLAGADRDPGRYESPDTFDIRRAPQGHLAFGHGLHFCIGAPLARMEGRIAIRGLLERFPDLAEDPAGGPPTWIGGSLIRGVTRLPVRW from the coding sequence ATGCCACAACCGGACATCAGCGCGAACGACGCGGACTTCCACGTCGACCCGTACTCCTTCTACGCCCGCCTGCGCGCGGCGGGTCCGGTGCACCAAGTCGAGGTCTCGGCCCCCGAGTACGCACCCACCCTGCTCGTCGTCGGCTACGAAGAGGCCCGCCTGGCGCTCAAGCACCCCGGCCTGTCGAAGGACTGGAACAGCAGCGGAGTCCTGCCGGGCGTGGCGGCCACCGTGGCCAACAGCAACATGCTGGAGACCGACCCGCCGCAGCACACCCGGCTGCGCCGCCTGGTCGCCCGCGAGTTCACCTCCCGCCGCGTGCACGCCATGCGGCCCCGCGTCCAGCAGATCACCGACGAACTGCTCGATGCGATGGCCGCCCGCCCGCAGCGCACCGCCGACCTGATCAAGGCCCTCGCGTTTCCGCTGCCCATGACCGTCATCGGTGAACTCCTCGGCGTGCCCGAACTGGACCGCGAGCGCTTCGGCTACTGGTCCAAGGAGGTCCTCGCGCCCACCTCCCTCGCCCCGAGCACCACCGCGCACCAGAAGCTCGGCGACTATCTCTCGGAGCTCGTCGAGGCCAAGGCCAAGGCCCCCGGCGAGGACCTGCTCAGCGCCCTCATCCAGACCAGGGACGAGGACGGCGACGCGCTGTCCTCCAAAGAGCTGATCGGGATGGCCTTCCTGCTGCTGATCGCCGGCCACGAGACCACGGTCAACCTCATATCCAACGGCACGCGCGCGCTGCTGGCTCACCCGGACCAGCTGGCCGCCCTGCGCGCCGACTACGACGGCCTGCTCGACGGGGCGGTCGAGGAGATGCTCCGCTACGAGGGCCCGGTGCAGAACACCACCTACCGCTACGCCCGCGAGGACATGGAGCTCGGCGGCACCGCCATACCGGCCGGAGCCACCGTCCTCGTCTCGCTGGCCGGCGCCGACCGCGACCCCGGGCGGTACGAGAGCCCCGACACCTTCGACATCCGGCGCGCCCCCCAGGGCCACCTCGCCTTCGGGCACGGACTGCACTTCTGCATCGGCGCCCCGCTCGCCCGGATGGAGGGCCGCATCGCGATCCGCGGCCTGCTGGAGCGCTTCCCGGACCTGGCCGAGGACCCGGCCGGGGGTCCGCCGACCTGGATCGGGGGCAGCCTGATCCGGGGCGTGACCCGGCTGCCGGTGCGCTGGTAG
- a CDS encoding DMT family transporter, translated as MTALSPALEAPRNAPRRAAWLADLPVLAVAVFWGGSYLAAKGITTTQTVIGVLVLRFGLVLPVLAVTGWRRLRALTPAQLRGAGLLGLVLGGIFLLETYGVVHTSATNAGLIISLTMIFTPLAEAAVRRTRPAAGFLGAAAVSVAGVVLLTQGAGFTAPSSGDLLILGAALARTAHVMFMARIKAVQDADSLSLTTVQLGSAVLVFAALAVLPGTGDSPWAAAADFGPAEWAGLAFLSVFCTLFAFFVQMWAVRRTSPSRVSLLLGTEPLWAAAAGIAIGGEHLGAAGFAGAALVLAGTAWGRRAANSA; from the coding sequence GTGACAGCGCTCTCGCCCGCCCTCGAAGCCCCCCGCAACGCACCCCGCCGCGCCGCCTGGCTCGCCGACCTGCCCGTGCTGGCCGTCGCCGTCTTCTGGGGCGGCAGCTACCTCGCCGCCAAGGGCATCACCACCACGCAGACCGTGATCGGCGTACTCGTGCTGCGCTTCGGGCTGGTCCTGCCCGTGCTGGCCGTCACCGGGTGGCGGCGGCTGCGGGCGCTGACCCCCGCCCAGCTGCGCGGCGCCGGGCTGCTGGGACTCGTGCTCGGCGGGATCTTCCTCCTGGAGACCTACGGGGTCGTCCACACCTCCGCCACCAATGCGGGGCTGATCATCAGCCTGACCATGATCTTCACGCCGCTCGCCGAGGCCGCCGTCCGCCGGACCCGCCCCGCGGCCGGCTTCCTCGGTGCCGCCGCCGTCTCCGTCGCCGGTGTCGTACTCCTCACCCAGGGCGCCGGGTTCACCGCGCCCAGCTCCGGTGACCTGCTGATCCTCGGCGCCGCCCTCGCCCGCACCGCGCATGTCATGTTCATGGCCCGGATCAAGGCCGTCCAGGACGCCGACTCGCTGTCCCTGACCACGGTGCAACTGGGCAGTGCCGTCCTGGTCTTCGCCGCACTCGCCGTCCTGCCCGGCACCGGCGACAGCCCCTGGGCCGCCGCGGCGGATTTCGGCCCCGCCGAGTGGGCCGGGCTCGCCTTCCTCTCCGTCTTCTGCACCCTCTTCGCCTTCTTCGTGCAGATGTGGGCCGTACGCCGTACCTCGCCCTCCCGCGTCAGCCTGCTCCTCGGTACCGAGCCCCTCTGGGCGGCCGCCGCCGGCATCGCGATCGGCGGCGAACACCTCGGTGCGGCCGGTTTCGCCGGCGCCGCGCTGGTGCTGGCCGGTACGGCGTGGGGACGCCGCGCGGCCAACTCCGCCTGA